In one Bosea sp. RAC05 genomic region, the following are encoded:
- the lon gene encoding endopeptidase La, with translation MTGSAPRAPFVPGETGTYPVLPLRDIVVFPHMIVPLFVGREKSIRALEEVVKTDGLILLATQKNAGDDDPETKDIYEIGTLARVLQLLKLPDSTVKVLVEGVGRAKATAYVADEAFYQAEAVSLAEEEGKKVEVEALGRSVISEFESYVKLNKKISPEIVAAVSQIDEPSKLADTVASHLAVKIADRQAVLEITQVAHRLEKVLSLMESEMSVLQVEKRIRSRVKRQMEKTQREYYLNEQMKAIQKELGDGEEGRDELAELEERIARTKLSKEARDKAIAEMKKLRQMSPMSAEATVVRNYLDWMLGIPWGKKSKIKKDLPAAQAVLDDDHFGLDKVKDRIVEYLAVQQRANRLAGPILCLVGPPGVGKTSLGKSIAKATGREFVRMSLGGVRDEAEIRGHRRTYIGSMPGKIIQSMKKAKTANPLILLDEIDKMGQDFRGDPSAALLEVLDPEQNGTFNDHYLEVDYDLSNVMFVTTANTLNIPPALLDRMEVIRIAGYTEDEKTEIARRHLIPNAIKKHGLESKEWSIEDDALQTLVRRYTREAGVRNLERELSNTVRKAVKDIVLTKKKKVTVTGELLEEYLGPPRYRYGMAETEDQVGVVTGLAWTEVGGELLTIEGVMMPGKGKMTVTGNLKEVMKESISAAASYVRSRAVDFGIEPPLFDRRDIHVHVPEGATPKDGPSAGIAMATSIVSILTGIPTNRDVAMTGEVTLRGRVLPIGGLKEKLLAALRGGIKKVLIPEDNAKDLVDLPKSVKEGMEIVPVSRMEQVLQHALTRQPVPIVWEEDLKALPKVSDDDAAGVVAH, from the coding sequence ATGACTGGCTCGGCGCCCCGCGCTCCTTTCGTGCCCGGCGAGACCGGCACTTATCCGGTTCTTCCCCTGCGCGACATCGTCGTGTTCCCCCATATGATCGTGCCGCTCTTCGTCGGCCGCGAGAAGTCGATCCGTGCGCTCGAAGAGGTCGTCAAGACCGACGGGCTGATCCTGCTCGCCACCCAGAAGAACGCCGGCGACGATGATCCGGAGACCAAGGACATCTACGAGATCGGCACGCTCGCCCGTGTGCTGCAGCTGCTCAAGCTGCCCGACTCCACCGTCAAGGTGCTGGTCGAGGGCGTCGGCCGCGCGAAGGCAACGGCTTATGTCGCCGACGAGGCCTTCTACCAGGCCGAGGCCGTGAGCCTCGCCGAGGAGGAGGGCAAGAAGGTCGAGGTCGAGGCGCTCGGCCGTTCGGTCATCAGCGAGTTCGAGAGCTATGTGAAGCTCAACAAGAAGATCTCGCCCGAGATCGTGGCGGCCGTGTCGCAGATCGACGAGCCCTCCAAGCTCGCCGATACCGTGGCCTCGCATCTGGCGGTGAAGATCGCCGACCGTCAGGCCGTGCTGGAAATCACCCAGGTCGCGCATCGTCTGGAGAAGGTGCTCTCGCTGATGGAGAGCGAGATGTCCGTGCTCCAGGTCGAGAAGCGCATCCGCTCGCGCGTCAAGCGCCAGATGGAGAAGACCCAGCGCGAGTACTACCTCAACGAGCAGATGAAGGCGATCCAGAAGGAGCTCGGCGACGGCGAGGAAGGCCGCGACGAACTGGCCGAGCTGGAGGAGCGGATCGCGCGCACGAAGCTCTCCAAGGAGGCCCGCGACAAGGCCATCGCGGAGATGAAGAAGCTGCGCCAGATGTCGCCGATGTCGGCCGAGGCGACGGTCGTGCGCAACTATCTCGACTGGATGCTCGGCATCCCGTGGGGCAAGAAGTCGAAGATCAAGAAGGATCTCCCGGCTGCCCAGGCGGTGCTGGACGACGATCACTTCGGGCTCGACAAGGTGAAGGACCGCATCGTCGAGTACCTCGCGGTGCAGCAGCGCGCCAACCGGCTCGCCGGCCCGATCCTGTGCCTCGTCGGCCCTCCGGGCGTCGGCAAGACCTCGCTCGGCAAGTCGATCGCCAAGGCGACGGGGCGCGAATTCGTGCGCATGTCGCTCGGCGGCGTGCGTGACGAGGCCGAGATCCGTGGTCACCGGCGCACCTATATCGGCTCGATGCCCGGCAAGATCATCCAGTCGATGAAGAAGGCCAAGACCGCCAACCCGCTGATCCTGCTCGACGAGATCGACAAGATGGGCCAGGACTTTCGCGGCGACCCGTCGGCGGCCCTGCTCGAGGTGCTCGATCCCGAGCAGAACGGCACCTTCAACGACCACTATCTCGAGGTCGACTACGACCTCTCGAACGTCATGTTCGTGACGACGGCGAACACGCTGAACATCCCGCCGGCCCTGCTGGATCGGATGGAGGTGATCCGCATCGCCGGCTACACCGAGGACGAGAAGACCGAGATCGCCCGCCGCCACCTGATCCCCAACGCGATCAAGAAGCACGGGCTGGAATCGAAGGAGTGGTCGATCGAGGACGACGCGCTGCAGACCCTGGTGCGCCGCTATACGAGGGAAGCCGGCGTCCGCAACCTCGAGCGCGAGCTCTCCAACACCGTCCGCAAGGCGGTGAAGGACATCGTGCTGACCAAGAAGAAGAAGGTCACCGTCACCGGCGAGTTGCTGGAGGAGTATCTCGGCCCGCCGCGCTACCGCTACGGCATGGCCGAGACGGAGGATCAGGTCGGTGTCGTCACAGGTCTGGCCTGGACCGAGGTCGGCGGCGAGCTGCTGACGATCGAAGGCGTCATGATGCCCGGCAAGGGCAAGATGACGGTCACCGGCAACCTCAAGGAGGTGATGAAGGAATCGATCTCCGCGGCGGCGTCCTATGTCCGCTCGCGCGCCGTCGATTTCGGCATCGAGCCGCCACTCTTCGATCGTCGGGACATCCACGTCCACGTTCCCGAGGGCGCGACCCCGAAGGACGGTCCCTCGGCCGGTATCGCGATGGCGACCTCGATCGTCTCGATCCTGACCGGCATCCCGACCAATCGCGACGTCGCCATGACCGGCGAGGTCACGCTGCGGGGCAGGGTGCTGCCGATCGGCGGTCTGAAGGAGAAGCTCCTGGCGGCGCTGCGGGGCGGCATCAAGAAGGTGCTGATCCCCGAGGACAACGCCAAGGATCTGGTCGATCTGCCCAAGTCCGTGAAGGAGGGCATGGAGATCGTTCCGGTCTCGCGGATGGAGCAGGTTCTCCAGCACGCCCTGACGCGGCAGCCCGTGCCGATCGTCTGGGAGGAGGACCTCAAGGCGCTTCCCAAGGTCTCGGACGACGACGCCGCGGGCGTGGTCGCTCACTGA
- a CDS encoding methyl-accepting chemotaxis protein codes for MVDSAKVQGEAAGRGDALSGFFAPRSLIWSIVLPGVATIALLMVALAAYLPDSIVAIEVRAARERAVAAATRLVSLRAFYSETVVSRLTPGGDVVATANYGSNPHAIPVPTTFLLDYTARLNAGGDHIRLVSPFPWPQRQRREDLDAFQTAAWKALTEDRTPSFSTIEGSGPGAVLRVAIADRMTQSCVECHNSHPDSPIRIWKVGDVRGLIEIRQSLATVTKEAREIGWRLTQGGLLAAAILLLTFILVALRVVRPLRDLTATIGQLAHDRGDVTIPYVARRDELGVVARALQMLKLERRAALAAQQVADEEARQRLERAGRLHRFSAGLGEDLHRLRAEAASSSEAIRGAVSEVAALSSVSSDLVHQAQTHATRLDEAGRAVIALSEAIGTAVHAVEAHLDLVGHHAEQTVRRSRDAEDRTRRLATEATRVGDVVGVIRDIAEQVNLLALNATIEAARAGPAGRGFAVVAGEVKALAERTAAATEDISDRICKIQQASGEVAAQITDMTGGLVADGATARDLAQRLRDDVAVSNDIERHMRTVFEEARAMVAALDRVRSETAEAGGSVRALDEATSRVAAAVRQLDHHADSLSREIAAA; via the coding sequence ATGGTTGATTCGGCGAAGGTGCAAGGCGAGGCCGCGGGCCGTGGCGATGCCCTCTCGGGTTTCTTCGCGCCGCGATCCCTGATCTGGTCGATCGTTCTGCCGGGGGTCGCCACCATCGCCCTGCTGATGGTGGCGCTTGCCGCTTATCTGCCCGATTCGATCGTCGCGATCGAGGTTCGCGCGGCGCGCGAACGCGCGGTCGCCGCGGCGACACGGCTGGTGTCGCTCAGGGCCTTCTACTCGGAAACCGTGGTCTCGCGCCTGACGCCCGGGGGGGATGTCGTCGCCACCGCCAACTACGGCTCAAATCCGCACGCCATTCCTGTCCCCACGACCTTTCTCCTCGATTATACGGCGCGGCTCAACGCCGGCGGCGACCACATCAGGCTGGTCAGCCCTTTCCCCTGGCCGCAGCGGCAGCGGCGCGAGGACCTCGACGCTTTCCAGACGGCAGCCTGGAAAGCGTTGACCGAGGACCGGACGCCCTCGTTCAGCACCATCGAGGGCAGCGGGCCCGGCGCCGTGCTGCGCGTCGCAATCGCCGACCGCATGACGCAGAGCTGTGTCGAATGTCACAACAGCCATCCCGATTCGCCGATCCGCATCTGGAAGGTCGGCGATGTGCGGGGGCTCATCGAGATCCGGCAGTCGCTCGCGACCGTCACCAAGGAGGCCCGCGAGATCGGCTGGCGGCTGACCCAGGGCGGGCTGCTGGCGGCCGCGATCCTGCTGCTGACCTTCATCCTCGTGGCGCTGCGCGTGGTCCGTCCCCTGCGCGACCTGACCGCGACGATCGGGCAACTCGCCCATGACCGTGGCGATGTCACGATTCCCTATGTCGCCCGGCGCGACGAACTCGGCGTCGTCGCCCGCGCGCTGCAGATGCTGAAGCTGGAACGGCGCGCCGCGCTCGCCGCGCAGCAGGTGGCCGATGAGGAGGCCCGCCAGCGGCTCGAGCGGGCCGGCCGGCTGCATCGCTTCAGTGCCGGGCTGGGCGAGGACCTGCACCGCCTGCGGGCCGAAGCCGCCTCGTCCTCGGAAGCGATCCGGGGCGCGGTGAGCGAGGTCGCGGCCCTGTCCTCCGTGAGCTCCGACTTGGTACACCAGGCACAGACCCATGCCACCCGTCTCGATGAGGCGGGGCGGGCCGTGATCGCGCTGAGCGAGGCCATCGGGACCGCCGTCCACGCCGTGGAGGCGCATCTCGACCTCGTCGGACACCATGCCGAGCAGACCGTCAGACGCTCGCGCGACGCCGAGGACAGGACACGCCGCCTCGCCACGGAGGCGACCCGCGTGGGTGATGTCGTCGGCGTCATCCGCGACATCGCCGAACAGGTCAATCTGCTGGCCCTCAACGCGACGATCGAGGCCGCTCGCGCCGGGCCGGCCGGGCGCGGCTTCGCCGTCGTCGCCGGCGAGGTGAAGGCGCTGGCCGAGCGCACGGCTGCGGCGACCGAGGACATCTCAGACCGCATCTGCAAGATTCAGCAGGCTTCTGGCGAGGTCGCGGCGCAGATCACCGACATGACCGGCGGACTCGTGGCCGATGGGGCGACCGCGCGCGATCTCGCCCAGCGGCTGCGCGACGACGTGGCCGTCTCCAACGACATCGAGCGCCACATGCGCACCGTGTTCGAGGAAGCCCGCGCCATGGTCGCGGCACTGGACCGGGTTCGCAGCGAGACGGCCGAGGCAGGGGGCAGCGTGCGGGCGCTGGACGAGGCCACGTCGCGGGTGGCGGCAGCGGTCCGGCAGCTCGACCACCACGCCGATTCGCTCTCGCGCGAGATTGCCGCGGCCTGA
- a CDS encoding SDR family NAD(P)-dependent oxidoreductase codes for MARLDGKVAIITGGAGGIGAATAELFVAEGAAVVLVDIDASALKDVSEAIRTRVPAARVLDLEIDVGQEASAAAIVERTLAAFGKIDILVNNAGIRAYEPLDAAKAETWSKILSVNLLSYAYLAREALPSLRSSQKGAIVNVSSTHAFNPRGGMGQYDVAKAGIISMTKTLAFEEADRGVRVNAVCPGLTLTPFHVRRFAPEGKTEQDLRTERTDHNIQRRWADPREVAWPILWLASDEASFMTASVIMADGGTRV; via the coding sequence ATGGCACGCTTGGACGGCAAGGTCGCGATCATCACCGGCGGCGCGGGCGGCATCGGGGCGGCCACGGCCGAACTCTTCGTCGCCGAGGGAGCGGCCGTCGTGCTGGTCGACATCGACGCCTCCGCCCTGAAGGACGTGTCAGAGGCGATCCGCACGAGGGTCCCTGCCGCCCGCGTGCTGGACCTGGAGATCGATGTCGGACAGGAGGCCTCGGCCGCCGCGATCGTCGAGAGAACACTGGCGGCGTTCGGCAAGATCGACATTCTCGTCAACAACGCAGGCATCCGCGCCTATGAGCCGCTCGACGCGGCCAAGGCCGAGACGTGGTCGAAAATCCTGTCGGTCAACCTGCTGAGCTATGCCTACCTCGCCCGCGAGGCGCTGCCGTCACTGCGGTCGTCCCAGAAGGGCGCTATCGTCAATGTTTCGTCGACGCATGCGTTCAACCCCCGCGGGGGCATGGGACAGTATGACGTTGCCAAAGCCGGCATCATCTCGATGACGAAGACGCTCGCCTTCGAGGAGGCCGATCGCGGCGTGCGCGTCAACGCCGTCTGTCCCGGCCTGACGCTGACGCCGTTCCATGTCCGCCGCTTCGCGCCGGAGGGGAAAACCGAGCAGGACCTCCGAACCGAAAGAACCGACCACAATATCCAGCGCCGCTGGGCCGATCCGCGCGAGGTCGCGTGGCCAATCCTGTGGCTGGCGTCGGACGAGGCCTCGTTCATGACGGCCTCCGTCATCATGGCCGACGGCGGGACGCGGGTCTGA
- a CDS encoding TRAP transporter small permease has translation MMAVLRGIDRIIFLSCKYGALACFIGLFALLGLAIILRLVPLFTIPGYDEIVEFLFIWLVMLTSLALWREGSLYRVVIFEDLLPAAGRKVLEIVINLAMLAFASTLAIYGFAFMQMSGETTPFLRLDKAWWYAAIPLCAGLMALYSLVWLWRVIRGEAALEPAGTLIG, from the coding sequence ATGATGGCTGTGCTGAGGGGCATCGACCGGATCATCTTCCTCAGCTGCAAATACGGCGCGCTGGCCTGCTTCATCGGTCTGTTCGCCCTGCTCGGCCTCGCCATCATTCTCAGGCTCGTGCCGCTCTTCACGATTCCCGGCTACGACGAGATCGTCGAATTTCTCTTCATCTGGCTGGTCATGCTCACCTCGCTTGCCCTCTGGCGCGAAGGTTCGCTTTACCGCGTCGTCATCTTCGAGGATCTGCTGCCGGCGGCTGGGCGCAAAGTCCTCGAGATCGTCATCAACCTCGCCATGCTCGCCTTTGCATCGACGCTCGCGATCTACGGCTTCGCCTTCATGCAGATGTCGGGTGAGACGACGCCCTTCCTGCGCCTCGACAAGGCATGGTGGTACGCCGCGATCCCACTCTGTGCGGGATTGATGGCGCTCTACAGTCTGGTCTGGCTCTGGCGCGTAATCCGCGGCGAGGCCGCTCTCGAACCGGCCGGTACCTTGATCGGCTGA
- a CDS encoding TRAP transporter large permease: protein MLITAVLVSVCFVILIGIPIAVALGLVAIVLMVVSVGPDLLVVFIQRTYAGTTSFPLLAIPFFVLAGNLMNVGGTTERIFQVAQLCVGRIRGGLAHVNVIGSVIFAGMSGSAVADAAGMGVIEHRAMTKAGYTGRFAATITAVSSTIGPIIPPSIPFVIYGSLANVSVGALFLAGIIPGLLMAAALMAVIMLVAKRMNLPRGDALPPLREAAAIVSKAGPALLLPPTILLVILTGIATPTEAAVVAAAYAFVLGRFVYRELGWAATVDVLWDTARQTAQVMFIIALAAPFGWVLIQQQIPNAILNALLGMSSEPWAILLIINAVLLLLGMFIEGIAIMIIAYPVLLPIILKIGVDPVHFGVILVLNIMIGLVTPPVGLCLYVVAGIAKISIAEITREIWPYVLALIGVLMLITFVPAISLWLPNLLGYGVTR from the coding sequence ATGCTCATCACGGCTGTCCTCGTCTCGGTCTGCTTCGTCATCCTGATCGGCATCCCGATCGCGGTCGCGCTCGGGCTGGTCGCGATCGTGCTGATGGTTGTGAGCGTCGGCCCGGACCTGCTGGTCGTCTTCATCCAGCGCACCTATGCCGGCACGACTTCGTTTCCCCTGCTGGCGATCCCGTTCTTCGTGCTCGCCGGCAACCTGATGAATGTCGGCGGCACGACCGAGCGCATCTTCCAGGTGGCACAGCTCTGCGTCGGCCGGATTCGCGGCGGGCTCGCGCATGTCAACGTCATCGGCTCGGTCATCTTCGCCGGCATGTCGGGCTCGGCCGTTGCCGATGCCGCCGGAATGGGCGTGATCGAGCACCGTGCCATGACCAAGGCCGGATACACCGGACGCTTCGCTGCGACGATCACGGCCGTTTCCTCGACGATCGGGCCCATCATTCCGCCGAGCATTCCCTTCGTCATCTATGGCAGCCTGGCCAATGTCTCCGTGGGGGCGCTGTTCCTGGCTGGCATCATCCCCGGCCTGCTGATGGCTGCGGCCCTGATGGCCGTGATCATGCTGGTCGCCAAACGCATGAACCTGCCTCGCGGCGATGCGCTGCCGCCGCTGCGCGAAGCCGCCGCGATTGTCTCCAAGGCAGGGCCTGCCCTCCTGCTGCCCCCGACGATCCTCCTGGTGATCCTCACCGGCATCGCCACGCCGACGGAGGCGGCGGTGGTGGCGGCGGCCTATGCCTTCGTGCTGGGCCGCTTCGTCTATCGCGAGCTCGGCTGGGCGGCGACGGTGGACGTGCTCTGGGACACCGCCCGTCAGACCGCACAGGTCATGTTCATCATCGCGCTGGCGGCCCCCTTCGGCTGGGTTCTGATCCAGCAGCAGATCCCCAACGCGATCCTCAATGCCCTCCTGGGGATGTCGTCTGAGCCTTGGGCGATCCTCCTGATCATCAACGCCGTGCTGCTCCTGCTGGGCATGTTCATCGAGGGCATCGCCATCATGATCATCGCCTATCCGGTCCTGCTTCCGATCATCCTGAAAATCGGGGTCGACCCGGTGCATTTCGGCGTGATCCTGGTGCTGAACATCATGATCGGCTTGGTGACGCCCCCCGTCGGCCTTTGCCTCTACGTGGTTGCCGGCATCGCCAAGATCTCGATCGCCGAGATCACACGCGAGATTTGGCCCTATGTGCTGGCCCTGATCGGCGTGCTGATGCTGATCACCTTCGTGCCTGCGATCTCGCTGTGGCTGCCGAACCTGCTCGGCTACGGAGTGACGCGATGA
- a CDS encoding TRAP transporter substrate-binding protein, which yields MTSRQETASRGLTRRSALGATAAFAVTLPAIRPARAAVELRLTHPADLSHPVHLEAEAMVKRISERTNGEVKITIFPNNALGSPVEAAQQTRLGAIDMMLLNPANIEALSKTIGVINIPYQFDSYEHAHKTLDVTARDWISDQLKAAGFAWIANFEWGFRALTNSRRPINQPADVQGLKIRVPPELAIKAAFEALGASTQTIAFQEVYLALANKVVDGQDNPVGTTFAAKFFEAQKHLALTRHIYASIMFCANPRTWTTKLNEAQRKIVQEEGTTAGMAARKGVRDNEEANLAAMQKAGVEITRPDVGPFRDKMGPAYDQLRKALGEETWAAWAKLVASARA from the coding sequence ATGACTTCACGCCAGGAAACCGCCTCGCGCGGTCTGACACGCCGGAGCGCGCTGGGCGCGACCGCAGCCTTCGCCGTCACACTGCCAGCCATCCGCCCGGCCCGCGCCGCCGTCGAGCTGCGGCTCACGCACCCCGCGGATCTCAGCCATCCGGTCCATCTCGAGGCCGAGGCGATGGTGAAGCGGATCAGCGAACGGACCAATGGCGAGGTGAAGATCACGATCTTCCCCAACAACGCGCTCGGATCACCGGTCGAGGCGGCACAGCAAACGAGGCTCGGCGCCATCGACATGATGCTGCTCAACCCGGCGAACATCGAGGCGCTGTCGAAGACGATCGGGGTGATCAACATCCCCTACCAGTTCGACAGCTACGAGCATGCCCACAAGACGCTCGATGTGACCGCCCGTGACTGGATTTCTGACCAGCTCAAAGCCGCCGGATTCGCCTGGATCGCCAATTTCGAGTGGGGGTTCCGGGCATTGACCAACAGTCGCCGGCCCATCAATCAGCCTGCCGACGTCCAGGGCCTGAAGATCCGGGTGCCTCCCGAGCTCGCGATCAAGGCGGCGTTCGAAGCTCTCGGGGCTTCGACCCAGACCATCGCTTTCCAAGAGGTCTATCTCGCCCTCGCCAACAAGGTCGTCGATGGCCAGGACAACCCGGTGGGCACGACCTTCGCCGCGAAATTCTTCGAGGCGCAGAAGCATCTGGCGCTGACCCGGCACATCTACGCCTCGATCATGTTCTGCGCCAACCCGCGGACCTGGACGACGAAGCTCAACGAGGCCCAGCGCAAGATCGTCCAAGAGGAAGGCACGACGGCCGGCATGGCGGCGCGCAAGGGCGTTCGCGACAACGAGGAAGCCAACCTCGCAGCGATGCAGAAGGCCGGCGTCGAGATCACGCGACCTGACGTTGGCCCCTTCCGCGACAAGATGGGACCGGCCTACGACCAGTTGCGCAAGGCCCTGGGCGAAGAGACCTGGGCTGCCTGGGCCAAGCTGGTCGCCTCTGCGCGCGCCTGA
- a CDS encoding GntR family transcriptional regulator: protein MVNPNETTPLAALLAQMPLTDTDRRKGRLHGSTVKQLRSLIVTGVLAPGTRLNERELCEQLNVSRTPVREAIKTLIQDGLLRALPNQSPVVTELDLVEIAALIDVVTAIEGLAGELAAAHATEEAVAEIGLLHYRMMLHHTRDELPGYFEANKAFHRKIVELSRNPILIWVWELLALRVDRARYSSNLWPTRWKTAIQEHQQILDALSARDPARTGQALKDHVRNGLSGLVAALQDRHSRRDGVARSAPRSD, encoded by the coding sequence ATGGTCAACCCGAACGAGACGACACCGCTGGCGGCGCTGCTCGCCCAGATGCCGTTGACGGACACGGACCGACGCAAGGGGCGTCTGCACGGAAGCACCGTTAAGCAGCTGCGCAGCCTCATCGTGACGGGCGTCCTCGCCCCAGGGACGCGCCTCAACGAACGTGAGCTCTGCGAGCAGCTCAACGTCTCGCGCACGCCCGTCCGCGAGGCCATCAAGACGCTGATCCAGGACGGATTGCTGCGCGCCCTGCCGAACCAGTCACCCGTCGTGACCGAGCTCGATCTCGTCGAGATCGCGGCCTTGATCGACGTCGTCACCGCCATCGAGGGGTTGGCGGGCGAACTCGCCGCGGCTCACGCGACCGAAGAGGCCGTCGCCGAGATAGGCCTGCTCCATTACCGGATGATGCTGCATCACACGCGCGACGAGCTCCCAGGCTATTTCGAGGCCAACAAGGCTTTCCATCGCAAGATCGTCGAGCTTTCGCGCAACCCGATCCTGATCTGGGTGTGGGAGCTCCTGGCGCTGCGCGTCGATCGCGCACGCTACTCCTCCAATCTCTGGCCGACGCGCTGGAAGACGGCGATCCAAGAGCATCAGCAGATCCTCGATGCGCTGTCGGCGCGCGACCCAGCCCGGACGGGCCAAGCCCTGAAGGATCATGTCCGCAACGGGCTGTCGGGGCTTGTGGCCGCGCTGCAGGACCGACACTCCCGGCGCGACGGGGTTGCGCGGTCCGCGCCTCGAAGCGATTGA
- a CDS encoding cyclase family protein — protein sequence MQIIDLSMPIEPHFRWPAELTVKGDIAAGDQFRVSRLNTPCHGFSHVDAAAHFVAGAPTIEATTLSNVVGPCRVLDLSGRPDNAPIEAEHLAAADPGGPDGEILLLAAHWADRRDYRDRTFWTQAPWLTREAAQWLAARRPTAVAFDFPQDFPIRLLLDGKQVPKPEHVTHDVLLSHGVTLIEYVVNTSRLSAPRNLFSAAPLLIPDADGAPARIYAIEGLGV from the coding sequence ATGCAGATCATCGACCTGTCCATGCCGATCGAGCCTCATTTCCGTTGGCCAGCAGAGCTCACCGTCAAAGGAGATATCGCGGCGGGCGATCAGTTCCGAGTGTCACGGCTGAATACGCCGTGCCACGGCTTCTCGCATGTGGATGCCGCCGCGCACTTCGTTGCCGGGGCGCCGACGATCGAGGCGACGACGTTGTCGAACGTGGTCGGGCCGTGCCGCGTGCTCGACCTCAGCGGACGGCCTGACAACGCCCCGATCGAGGCCGAACATCTCGCGGCCGCCGATCCCGGTGGCCCCGATGGCGAGATCCTGCTTCTGGCGGCGCATTGGGCCGACCGGCGCGACTACCGCGACAGGACCTTCTGGACGCAGGCTCCCTGGCTGACGCGCGAGGCGGCGCAGTGGCTGGCCGCGCGAAGGCCAACCGCCGTCGCCTTCGATTTTCCGCAGGATTTTCCCATCCGGCTGCTGCTCGACGGCAAGCAGGTCCCCAAGCCCGAGCACGTCACCCACGACGTGCTGCTCAGTCACGGCGTCACGCTGATCGAGTATGTCGTCAACACGAGCCGGCTCAGCGCGCCGCGCAATCTGTTCTCGGCCGCCCCGCTGCTGATTCCGGATGCCGACGGTGCGCCCGCCCGCATCTACGCCATCGAGGGCCTCGGCGTCTGA
- a CDS encoding NAD(P)H-dependent oxidoreductase, whose protein sequence is MNLEEILRLRRQNTVMTVSAGLVGAGEFGACFIAQARRTPHFATRAICDRDLGRARTAALTGGFCDGDLARCDSEGEALAAIERGQVALVADAEMMARLPIDVVVEATGDPEGAARTALAAIRNRRHVVMVTKETEVVIGPILAELARRQGVVHTPVDGDQPSLLIGLIGWARTLGLPVVAAGKSSESDFVWDDEAGTVTAWERAVDAPDFRTAFGDRHSQAQALLAARASLPFPRTTVPDLCEMGIVANHTGFMPDRPELHAPIARTIELPSLFRPASEGGLLSGAGRIDMFNCLRRPDELSFAGGVFVIVEAPDLQSGRLFAAKGMPASSDGRYVLLHNPVHLLGAEAPMSALSAALLGASTGGGDVRPRVDLVARTNRDMAVGETLAMGARHVIDGLDPLLVPARPLGPHQAVPYYLATNARIVRPVARGAILTGADVELPPDGVLLALRREQDAHFASDMVDV, encoded by the coding sequence ATGAACCTCGAAGAAATCCTGCGGCTCAGGCGCCAGAACACGGTGATGACCGTGTCGGCGGGTCTGGTCGGTGCCGGCGAGTTCGGCGCCTGCTTCATCGCGCAGGCCCGCCGTACCCCGCATTTCGCGACACGGGCCATCTGCGACCGCGATCTCGGCCGTGCCAGGACGGCGGCCCTGACCGGCGGTTTCTGCGATGGTGATCTGGCGCGGTGCGACAGCGAGGGCGAGGCGCTTGCAGCCATCGAGCGCGGGCAGGTGGCGCTCGTCGCCGATGCCGAGATGATGGCGCGGTTGCCGATCGACGTCGTCGTCGAGGCAACCGGCGACCCCGAGGGCGCGGCCCGGACGGCGCTGGCGGCGATCCGAAATCGGCGTCACGTCGTGATGGTCACCAAGGAGACCGAGGTCGTCATCGGCCCGATCCTGGCCGAATTGGCGCGGCGCCAGGGCGTCGTTCACACGCCGGTCGACGGCGATCAGCCCAGCCTCCTGATCGGGCTGATCGGATGGGCGCGGACACTGGGGCTTCCCGTGGTGGCCGCTGGCAAGTCGAGCGAGTCGGATTTCGTCTGGGATGACGAGGCCGGAACCGTCACGGCCTGGGAGCGCGCGGTCGACGCTCCGGATTTCAGGACTGCCTTCGGCGACCGGCACAGCCAAGCGCAGGCGCTGCTGGCGGCGCGCGCCAGCCTCCCATTTCCCCGGACGACCGTGCCGGATCTCTGTGAGATGGGCATCGTCGCGAACCACACCGGCTTCATGCCGGACCGTCCCGAACTTCACGCCCCGATCGCCCGCACGATCGAACTCCCGAGTCTGTTCAGGCCGGCCTCCGAGGGGGGGCTATTGTCGGGGGCAGGGCGCATCGACATGTTCAACTGCCTGCGCCGTCCCGATGAACTGAGTTTCGCCGGTGGCGTCTTCGTCATCGTCGAGGCGCCCGACCTGCAGAGCGGCCGGCTCTTCGCTGCCAAAGGGATGCCCGCCTCGTCCGACGGCCGCTATGTCCTGCTGCACAACCCGGTGCACCTGCTCGGCGCAGAGGCGCCGATGTCGGCGTTGTCGGCGGCGCTTCTGGGCGCCTCGACCGGCGGTGGGGACGTCCGGCCGCGCGTCGATCTGGTCGCCCGCACCAATCGCGACATGGCCGTCGGCGAGACGCTGGCGATGGGCGCGCGTCACGTCATCGACGGCCTCGATCCGCTGCTCGTCCCCGCGCGGCCGCTGGGGCCGCATCAGGCGGTTCCATACTATCTCGCCACGAACGCCAGGATCGTGCGGCCGGTCGCACGCGGCGCGATCCTCACCGGCGCCGACGTTGAGCTTCCGCCAGACGGTGTCCTGCTCGCGCTGCGCCGCGAGCAGGACGCGCATTTCGCCTCGGACATGGTGGACGTCTAG